One Desulfonatronum sp. SC1 genomic region harbors:
- a CDS encoding type II toxin-antitoxin system RelE/ParE family toxin codes for MHEKHKPLAWMASVPKSPPLSHSARIESGYLLRLLQSGQSLSLPHSRPMPSIGKRCHELRVVDEDVTWRFFYRIDVDCIVLIHWEQKKTRRTLKATIDLCKARLAAYDD; via the coding sequence ATGCATGAAAAGCACAAGCCCTTGGCTTGGATGGCCAGTGTGCCGAAATCTCCACCCTTGTCGCACTCAGCCAGGATAGAATCGGGCTATCTTTTGAGGCTGCTTCAATCCGGACAAAGTTTGTCCCTACCCCACAGCAGGCCAATGCCTTCAATCGGCAAGCGGTGTCATGAGTTGCGGGTCGTTGATGAAGATGTCACTTGGAGGTTTTTCTATCGGATCGATGTAGACTGCATTGTGCTTATTCACTGGGAACAAAAGAAAACGCGAAGAACGCTCAAGGCGACAATTGATCTCTGCAAGGCGAGGCTCGCCGCTTATGACGACTGA
- a CDS encoding nucleotidyltransferase, with amino-acid sequence MSLEDKLSRWTGPSSDTEQEKQDRTERMIRQALDSQHEPFNNCSFKVYAKGSYANNTNVRSDSDVDIAVECTEVLYWEEEEPGISTPGKPYEGIWTPAKLRSELVAALKDTFPNQVDATGSTAIQVNSSSSRVDADVVPCFSYEYYMKYETRKGTKIFKTDGGAIVNYPAQQLENGIAKNKRTGYAYKKGVRLLKRIENAMAQDGSFRELPSYFMECLAYNCPDSEFAHSTWTDCLRGMLIHIWDQLQGDEPSSDRWVEVNGCYYLFHPGQKWSRADGREFANAAWNYLGFS; translated from the coding sequence ATGAGCTTGGAAGATAAATTGTCCAGATGGACAGGGCCTTCGAGTGACACCGAACAGGAAAAACAGGATAGAACCGAGCGGATGATTCGGCAAGCTTTAGATTCACAACACGAACCATTCAATAATTGCTCATTTAAGGTTTATGCAAAGGGCTCTTACGCTAACAATACTAATGTGCGCTCAGACAGTGACGTAGATATCGCAGTAGAATGCACGGAAGTCCTTTACTGGGAGGAGGAAGAGCCGGGTATAAGTACTCCAGGAAAACCATATGAAGGCATTTGGACTCCAGCAAAACTTAGATCAGAACTTGTCGCTGCTTTGAAAGACACATTCCCCAATCAAGTCGATGCTACAGGATCGACAGCTATACAAGTAAACTCTAGCTCTTCACGCGTTGATGCCGATGTCGTTCCGTGTTTCAGCTACGAGTACTATATGAAATATGAGACGAGAAAAGGGACGAAAATATTCAAGACTGATGGTGGTGCTATCGTTAATTATCCTGCCCAGCAATTAGAGAACGGGATAGCTAAAAACAAGCGGACGGGCTACGCATACAAAAAGGGAGTGCGTTTATTAAAGCGCATTGAGAACGCGATGGCACAAGATGGTTCATTCCGGGAGTTACCATCCTATTTTATGGAGTGTCTAGCCTACAATTGTCCAGATTCAGAATTTGCTCATTCGACATGGACGGACTGTCTCCGCGGAATGCTTATCCATATTTGGGATCAGCTTCAGGGTGACGAACCATCTTCTGATCGGTGGGTTGAAGTAAACGGTTGTTATTACCTATTTCATCCAGGACAAAAATGGTCTCGCGCGGATGGTCGTGAGTTTGCTAATGCAGCTTGGAATTACCTTGGGTTTAGCTAA
- a CDS encoding helix-turn-helix domain-containing protein has translation MEAEKKKKLQSKGWVVGDVDEFLDLDQADLEIIDMKLALADIIVQKRKAQKMTQAKLAEALGSSQSRIAKVEHGDPSVSLELMMKALIGLGSSRQEIGRAIG, from the coding sequence ATGGAAGCAGAAAAAAAGAAGAAACTGCAATCAAAGGGCTGGGTTGTCGGGGATGTGGATGAGTTTCTTGATCTCGATCAGGCTGACTTGGAAATTATTGATATGAAGCTGGCCTTGGCCGATATCATTGTTCAAAAACGGAAGGCGCAAAAGATGACTCAGGCGAAATTGGCCGAAGCACTCGGTTCGAGCCAGTCTCGGATTGCCAAGGTCGAGCATGGAGACCCTTCCGTTTCGTTGGAATTGATGATGAAGGCCTTGATCGGCCTCGGCTCATCAAGACAAGAAATCGGGAGGGCTATTGGATAG
- a CDS encoding YecA family protein has translation MSKKIGRNDLCPCGSNLKYKKCCANNLELNSPEFLDKKLFNYLKEHGIEEKDINELKSGKKSLSSFNIDLDKIKAIYSSTGLYESIKTERDEIFPQIDLYFPIKLIPDKIYYINRKIDDFDKIICFNKALTDNKRLINAIGWKKRQDKHKEYNELIVEMFSKIAQPFSLDLVPFPAFPGYMVKAIWNETEQGILRYKGHLYNVIIDRIESIIINFNNILTTACIIRQLIEIVINSIFNNFVLLVAYQKLKLAVLQTGENVIVFDISFPDFVQTLSDWPKAGVKRLNSNIKDIMSLHKDKKYNPPQLNRKVLTYDERLKWARHTIQGADQQIVMKIGSLHESLEILHEQYSFLNGFVHPSAQIFPVVAYYEKADGGFNDIDVQDSVQISAIKTIYNSLRLIKYYVFNEAWDKIGSFEKLVSAKVSNLVDCKIGLVDTIQKPEWFIDSEKRKLP, from the coding sequence ATGAGTAAAAAAATCGGTCGAAACGATCTTTGTCCTTGTGGATCGAATTTGAAATATAAAAAATGCTGTGCAAACAATTTAGAATTAAATAGTCCAGAATTTTTAGATAAAAAGCTATTTAATTATTTAAAAGAACATGGCATTGAGGAAAAAGATATTAATGAATTGAAATCTGGAAAGAAATCATTAAGTTCTTTTAATATTGATCTCGATAAAATTAAAGCAATTTACTCTTCAACAGGTCTATATGAAAGCATAAAAACTGAACGTGATGAAATTTTCCCACAGATAGATTTATATTTTCCTATAAAATTGATACCTGATAAAATTTATTACATAAATCGAAAAATTGATGATTTTGATAAAATTATTTGTTTTAATAAAGCATTAACTGATAATAAAAGGTTGATAAATGCAATTGGATGGAAGAAAAGACAAGATAAGCATAAAGAATATAATGAACTGATCGTTGAGATGTTTAGTAAAATTGCGCAACCTTTTAGCCTTGACTTGGTTCCATTCCCTGCATTTCCAGGATACATGGTCAAAGCTATTTGGAATGAAACCGAACAAGGTATTTTAAGATACAAAGGGCATTTATACAATGTGATTATTGATCGAATTGAATCAATTATTATTAATTTCAATAATATTCTTACAACGGCATGTATAATCCGTCAACTGATTGAAATAGTAATTAATTCAATTTTCAATAATTTTGTATTATTGGTCGCTTACCAAAAATTAAAGTTAGCTGTACTCCAAACTGGAGAAAATGTAATTGTTTTTGATATTTCATTCCCTGATTTTGTGCAAACGCTAAGTGATTGGCCTAAAGCTGGTGTCAAGAGATTAAACAGCAATATTAAGGATATAATGTCATTACATAAAGATAAGAAATACAACCCTCCTCAACTGAATAGAAAAGTATTAACTTATGATGAACGACTTAAATGGGCAAGACATACAATTCAAGGTGCTGATCAGCAGATTGTAATGAAGATAGGCTCATTGCATGAGTCTTTAGAAATATTACATGAACAATATTCATTTTTGAACGGTTTTGTCCATCCTTCTGCTCAGATTTTTCCAGTTGTTGCATATTATGAAAAAGCCGATGGTGGGTTTAATGATATTGATGTACAAGATTCTGTTCAAATTTCTGCTATTAAAACAATCTATAATAGCCTAAGACTGATTAAATACTATGTTTTCAATGAAGCATGGGACAAAATTGGTTCATTTGAAAAACTTGTTTCAGCTAAAGTGTCAAATCTTGTTGATTGCAAAATCGGATTGGTTGATACAATACAGAAACCAGAATGGTTTATTGATTCCGAAAAACGTAAATTGCCATAA